The region GGAGGAGGGGGCGGGGTGATTCCTGCCTAGTCCAGGTTGTCGACCGTATCCGGGTCCGGCACTTCGCCGATCGTCTCCCTCGTCGCCTTCGCCTGCGTCTTCAGCCACGCGCAGAAGGCCTTGATCTCCGCCCGATGCGCGCTCCTCGGCCCCACGATGAGCCAGTAGGCCATCGGTGAATCCATGCGCTTGTTCGGGAGCGGCTCCACCAGGTCGCCGTTGGCCAGGCTCTCCGCCACCATCGGCAGGCGCGCGAGCACCACGCCCTGGCCCGTCAGCGCGGCCTGCACCATCTGGTAGGCATAGTTGAAATAGAGCCAGCGCTTGGCCTGCAGCTTGGGCATGCCATTCTCGTCGAACCAGCGGCGCCAGGTGAGCCACTCCAGGTGCGTCGCCTGCGCGTCGCCCGCTTCGATCAGCGCGAAGTTCACCAGGTCCGCCGGCTTCTTCAGGGGCGGGCCGCTCTTGAGGAGCCACGGGCTCGCGACCGGCGTGAGCTGCTCGCCGAACAGGCGCACCGCGTGCGGCGGCATGTTCGCCGTGGGGCCGTAGCGCAAGGCGAGGTCCACGTCCGCGATGTCGAGGTCCAGCGAGCTGTCGGACGCGTCGATGCGGATGTCGATGTCGGGGTTGTCGCGCTGGAACTGCTCCAGCCGCGGGATCAGCCACATCGAGGCGAAGGAGGCGAAGGTCGTGAGCGCCACCGACCGGCGTCCCGCGGTCTGGCGGATCTGCCGCACCGCGTTGTCGATGCGCGGCAGGGAATGCGACACGGCCATCAGCAACTGCGCGCCCGCGCTCGTGAGTTCCACCGCGCGCGTGTGGCGCAGGAAGAGGCTCACGCCGACTTCCTCTTCCAGCGCCTGGATCTGGCGGCTTACGGCGGACTGGGTGAGCGCCATTTCCTCCGACGCCGCGCGGAAGTTCAGGTGGCGCGCGACGGCCTCGAAGGCGCGCAGGTGGCCGGCCGACACCGGGCGCGTGCGAAGGTGGGTTTGCGAGTGCTGCATATGCCAGTCCTTGTCAGGAGCGATGCCCCCATTGATGCGGATTGGGAATCAATAGGTTAGCCGTATTTCATTGGACTGCCAAGCCTTGCTCGCCGATGATTCATTGCCGAATAGCCCCACCAGGAGATACGCCATGGCATTCCAAACCTTCCCCCAAACGCAACAATCGTCCGACAGCCCGGTGCTGCCCGGGACGTGGAAGCTGGTGCCCGGGCGAGCCATCACCCTGGAGCCGCGCGAGGCCGGGACGCTCAAGGTGGCGCACGGCCAGCTGTGGGTCACCTACGAAGGCCCGCATGAAGGCGCGCTCAACGAATCGGGCGACCTCTTCATCGGCGTGGGCAACGAGGTGGTCCTGCGGGCGGGGCAGCGCCTGGTAGTCGAGGCCTGGAACGATCACGCGCCGTCCTACTTCAGCTGGGATCCGCTCCCCGAGCCGGTTCGGGCACCGCGCATGGTGCGCGTGATGCAGCCGCTGGCGGACCTGCGCGTGGCGCTCGCGATGACGGCCCGCGCGCTGGGCGGGTTGGCCGCAGGTCTCGGCGGCCTGGCGTTGGACCTCGTCACGCCGCGTCCCCGCGAGACCTGCCCCGCGCACGGCGCTGCGAGCTGACGCGAAGGAGCGGTCGGGAATAATGGCCTCCCATGGCCCGGCCCAAGTCTTCCCAGCACGAACTCAAGCGCGACGAAATCCTGGACGTGGCCGCGCAATGCTTCGCGGACCGCAGCTACCCCGCCGCCAGCATGAACGACATCGCCGCGGCCTGCGGCACGTCCAAGGCGCGGCTCTATCACTACTACGAGAGCAAGGAGGCGATCCTCTTCGACCTGCTCGATCGCTATACCCAGCGCCTGCTGGCGGTGATCGCGCAGGCCGAAGCCGCGGCGCAGCGGCGCAACCTGGATGACCGCGACGCGCTGCACGAACTCGTGCGCGGCTTCTTGGAGGAATACGAACACTCCGCCACGCGCCACGTGGCGCTCCTGCACGACACGAAATTCCTGGGCGTGGCGCAGCGCGACCTGATCGTGAACCGCCAGCGCGACGTCGTCTCCGCCGTCACGCGCTTCCTGCGGCGCGCGTATCCGAAGCGCGTGACGTCGGTAAACCAGACGCCCGTCACCATGATGCTGTTCGGGATGATCAACTGGACCTTCACCTGGCTGCGCCCCGGCGGCGCCATGAGCTACGCGGCGTTCGCCGAGGAAGTCGTCGCGATGCTCGACCAGGGGCTCGCGTCGTGACGGGGGTGCACCTCGTGGTGATGGGCGTCTCCGGCTGCGGCAAGTCGGCGGTGGGCCAGGCCGTGGCGGACGCGCTCGCGCTGCCGCTGATCGAGGGCGATGCATTCCATCCCGCCGCGAACGTGGACAAGATGAGCCGGGGAGTGCCCCTGCAGGACGAAGATCGCGCCGGATGGCTCGCGCGGCTCGGCGACGAGCTGTCGCGGCATCCGCAGGGGGCGGTGCTCACCTGCTCCGCGCTCAAGCGCTCCTATCGCGACCTGCTGCGCTCGCACGCGCGCGGGCTGCGCTTTCTCCATCTGCAGGTCACGCAGGACGAGGCGCTGCGCCGCGTCGCCACGCGCGGCGGGCACTTCTATCCGCCGAGCCTCGTGGCGAGCCAGTTCGAGGCGCTGGAAAATCCCGCGGGCGAGGACGGCGTGCTCGTCGTCGACGCACAGCGCCCGGTGGCCCAGGTGACGCACGAGACCGTGGCGTGGATCAATTCAACAATCCGTAATTGATTACGCATAGGTAAAATCGTCCTTTTGCACGCCGCAGTGAGGAGACACGATGTCCAAGGCATTCGCCAGCCAGGCCGACCTGGCCGACAAGAAGATCACGTTCGAGCAGCTCAGCGCGCATTGCTGGGCCTACACCGCGGAAGGCGACCCGAATTCCGGCGTGATCATCGGCGAGAAGTTCATCATGGTGAGCGACGCGACGGCCACGCCGGCCATGGCGCAGGACCTGATCGCGCGCATCCGCACCGTGAGCGACAAGCCGATCAAGTACGTGCTGCTCACCCACTACCACGCGGTGCGCGTGCTGGGTGCCAGCGCCTATGCGGCCGAGGGCGCCACCGAGATCATCGCGAGCCAGGGCACCTATGAGCTCATCGTCGAGCGCGGCGCGCAGGACATGCAGTCGGAGATGGAGCGCTTTCCGCGCCTGTTCCGCAACGCCGAAAGCGTGCCGGGGCTCACTTGGCCCACGCTCGTCATCGGCGGCGGCGACCCGGTGAAGGGGGAAGTCCCCGGCAAGCTTACGCTGGACCTCGGCGGTGTCACGGTCCAGGTGTGGCACCCGGGCCCGGGTCACACCCGCGGCGACACGATCGCCTGGGTGGCGGACGAGAAGGTGCTGTTCTCGGGCGACCTCGTCGAGTACGAAGCGGGTGTTTACACCGGGGACGCGCAGCTCGAGGAGTGGCCCGCGACGCTGGAAGCGCTGCGCGCGCTGCGGGCGGAAGCGATCGTGCCCGGCCGTGGCGAGGCGATGAAGGGCCAGGCCGAGGTCAACAAGGCGCTCGACTACACGAAGCGCTGGGTGGAAACACTCTATGCCTGCGGCAAGGAAGCGGCCGCGCAGAACCTGGACCTGAAAGCCGCGATGGCGCACACGCGCAGCAAGATGGACCCGATCTTCGGGCATGTCTTCATCTACGAGCACTGCCTGCCTTTCGACGTGAGCCGCGCGTACGACGAGGCCAAGGGCATCAAGAACCCGCGCATCTGGACGGCCGAGCGCGACAAGGAAATGTGGGCGGCGCTGCAGGCCGGCTGAACGTAAGGAGCTTGTAGGCCGGCGACTACAGGGCCGTCGGGCGGCAGACGACAAACCGGCGGAATCGGGGCTTCTAAGCTGGTGCAAACGGAGCACCAAAATGATTCGCAAGCCCCACCGCATTCTTCAGCAGCAACCCCGCCGCAACATGGACCCCCAGCAGCAGCAGGGCGGATCCAACGATTTCCAGCCCAAGGCAGCCGGCCAGAAGCCCGAGCAGCAGATGGGCGAAGGCAGCTACGAAGGCACCCGCGACTACAACCAGCGCACGGCCGAATACCTCAAGAAGAACGACGTGCAAAAGGACGCCGAGGCCGCGAGGCCGCGCTCCGAGCAGGAAGCCGCGGAACTCAAGCGCGCCGAGGAGGAGGGAAAGTCCCACTCCAAGGGCGAGCACTGACGCCCGGCATTCATCGCTGGGCAGCGAGTTCCTGCAGATCGCGCTGCCATGCGCGCAGCCGGCGTGCCGCCACGTTGCGCTGCGCGGGCGTCATGCTGTTGTGCAGCGCCGAGAAGCTCCGGCACCCTTCTTCGATCATCGATTGCTGGTAGCTGCGCTCTGCCGCGGCAGCCGGCTCCCGCATGCGATCGAGGAAGCCGCGCATCAGCGCCCTTGATTCGGCGAGCGTCATCGACGACGTTGCCGAGACGGCACGCAACGTCTGCAAGGCGTCGCGTTGGCGCCGCTGCCGCTCCGCGAGCATGCGCGCCGGATCGAACGACGACTGCTGGATCTGCCGCCGCAGCACCGCGAGCTGCGCGTCGTCCAGCTTGCCGTAGATCATCTCGCTTCGCTCGGTGAATTGCTCCAGGCGCTTTTCCGCGAGCTCGGATGCGTTGAGCTCCACCCATTCCTTACGGAATTTCGCGTTGCCCTTGGCGTACTGGCGCTCGAGGTGCTGCAGCTGCGCGGCGCTCAGGCCGCTCGCCAGGGTCACCACCGCGGGCTCCGCTTCGATCGCCAGGACGTCCAGGCGTTCGCGCACCTTGCCGAAGTAAGCGCAGGCCTGCGCCGGAGCGATGTCGCCGGGTACCGCCTCCTCGATGGTGCGCAGCAGCGAGGCGAATTGCGGCAGTTCGTTCGCGCGGTGCCAGCGGTGGAGGCGGCCGAGGTCCTGCCGCACGCGCACGGACTGGTCGTCGCTGAAATCGACGTAGCCGTCGAGCCACCAGTAGGCGATCTCGTCGAGGTTGTTGTAGCCGAGCTTGATGGTGCTGCAGCCGGCGAGCAGCGCCGCGGCGGCCAGCACCCCGATAATGTTGCGCAGGCGAAAGAAGATGTTCATCGAGGCCCAAGGAGTGAGTTCATGACAGCAATCGACGTGGTCATCATGGCAGCGGGCAAGGGCACGCGCATGAAAAGCCGACTGCCCAAAGTGTTGCACCGTTTGGCCGGCCGTGCGCTGCTGCACCACGTGATCGCGAGCGCGCAGGCGCTGCAGGCCCGCAAGGTGGTCGTCATCACGGGCAACGGGGCTGACCAGGTGGAGCAAGCCGTGTCGGGCTGGGCGCATCCCGGGGCGCCGGCGCCGGTGTTCGTGCGGCAGGAGCCGCAGCTGGGCACCGGCCACGCCGTGCAGCAGGCCGTTCCCGTGCTGCCCGACGACGGTGTCGCGCTCATCCTCAACGGCGACGTGCCGCTGATCGAAGCGGCGACGCTGCAGTCGCTGGTCGAGAGCGCCGGGGCGAAGCGGCTCGCGCTGCTGAGCGTGGAGATGCCCGACCCGGCGGGCTATGGGCGTGTCCTCCGTACCGGCGACGCCGTTTCCGCGATCGTCGAACACAAGGACGCCTCGCCCGCCCAGCGTGAGATCCGCGAGGTGTACACCGGCTTCATGGCCGTGCCCAACGCGCTGCTCAAGCGCTGGCTCTCGCGGCTCACCAACGACAACGCGCAGAAGGAGTACTACCTCACCGACATCGTCAAGCTGGCGGTGCAGGACGGCGCGCAGGTCGTGGCGGTGAAGACCGCGGACAAGGTGCAGGTCGACGGCGTGAACAGCCCGGTGCAGCTCGCCGAACTGGAGCGCGCCTTCCAGCTGCGCCGCGCGCGCGCGCTGATGGAGGACGGCGTCCGCATCTGCGACCCGGCACGCATCGACGTGCGTGGCGAGCTCGCCTGCGGGCAGGACGTGGACATCGACGTGAACTGCATCTTCGAGGGCCGCGTCTCGCTCGGCGACGGCGTGCGCATCGGCGCGAACTGCGTGATCGCCAATGCGCGTATCGAGGCGGGCGCGGTGATCCACCCCTTCACGCACATCGACGGCGAGAAGGCCGGCGTCGTGGTGGGGCAGGGCGCCCTGATCGGCCCCTTCGCGCGTTTGCGGCCCGGCGCGCAGCTGGGCGCCGACGTGCACATCGGCAATTTCGTGGAAGTGAAGAACGCGACGCTCGCGCGCGGCGCGAAGGCGAACCACCTGGCCTACCTGGGCGACGCGGACGTCGGGGAGCGCGTGAACTACGGCGCGGGCTCCATCACCGCCAACTACGACGGCGCGAACAAGCATCGCACCGTGATCGAGGCGGACGTGCACGTGGGCAGCAACTGCGTGCTGGTCGCGCCGGTCACCATCGGCAGCGGCGGCACCGTCGGCGCGGGATCGATCATCACGAAGGACACGGCCGCCGGCGCGCTCTCCATTGCGCGCGGCAAGCAGGTGAGCATCCCCGGCTGGCAGCGGCCGCAGAAAAAGCCGAAGGCCTAGGCGCGTCCCTCGCGCGTGTCGCGCGGGCGGACGGGAATGCGCGGGTCGAATTTCGCGCGCTTGACCGAGAAGAAGGCTTTCACGTTGCGCACGTTGGCATCGCTGGTCAGCAGCCGCTGCGCGAGCGAGAGGTAGCCCGGCATGTCCGGCGCGTGCACGACGAGGATGAAGTCCGGGCCCGGTGAGACGCGGTAGCACTGCTGCACCGCGGGGTCACCGATGACGCGCGCTTCGAAAGCTTCCTGTTCCTCGTGGCCCTGGCGGTCCAGCGTGATTTCCACGATGGCCTGCACACCGTGACCCGTGACGGCGGCCATGCGGTCCGCGTCGAGGATGGCAACTTGCCGTTCGACCAAGCCGAGATCGCGCAGGCGCTTGACGCGGCGCAGCGCGGTGGGCGGCGACACGTGAACGCGGGATGCCAGCTCGAGATTGCTGCGCGATGCATCCTGCTGGAGCGCATCGAGCAGTGCGAAGTCCACAGCGTCCAGTTGAATATCCGGTTCATTTATCTGCATGGATGGAGTTTAATTTCATCTAGAAGATGTTGAGCAACTTAATTTCATTTATCGTCAAATTAAGATCGCATGTTTCTTGGGCCTGACCCTAAAGTTGCCTCATCTTCAAGGAGCAACCCATGTGCGGCATCGTCGGCGCGGTTTCCACCCGCAACATCGTTCCCATCCTGGTCCAGGGCCTGCAGCGCCTCGAATACCGGGGTTACGACTCCTGCGGCGTCGCCGTCTATGCTGATGGCCTGCAGCGCGCGCGCAGCACGGACCGCGTCGCGGAACTGCTGACGCAGGTCCAGCAGGAACACATCGAGGGCACGACGGGCATCGCCCACACGCGCTGGGCCACGCACGGCGCGCCCGCCGTGCACAACGCGCACCCGCACTTCAGCCATGGCCCCGGGGCCGACGCCGCCTCGCGTCCGGGCCGCATCGCGCTTGTGCACAACGGCATCATCGAGAACCATGACGAGCTTCGCGCGGCGCTCAAGGCGAAGGGCTACGCGTTCGCGAGCCAGACCGATACCGAGGTGATCAGCCACCTGATCGACAGCGTGTACGACGGCGACCTCTTCGAGGCGGTGAAGGCGGCGATCGTGCAACTCCACGGCGCCTATGCGATCGCCGTGTTCTGCAAGGACGAGCCGCACCGCGTGGTCGGTGCGCGCGCCGGCTCGCCGCTGATCCTCGGGGTGGGCGTGGAGGGTGGCGAGAACTTCCTCGCGAGCGATGCGATGGCACTGGCCGGCGTGACCGACCAGATCGTCTACCTGGAAGAAGGCGACGTGGTCGACCTGCAACTGGGCAAATATTGGATCGTGGACAAGTCGCACAAGCCCGTGACGCGCGCGGTGAAGACCGTGTATGCGCACAGCGGCGCGGCGGAGCTCGGCCCCTACCGCCACTACATGCAAAAGGAAATCTTCGAGCAGCCGCGCGCGGTGGCGGACACGCTCGAAGGTGTCGAAGGCATCGTGCCGGAACTCTTCGGCGACGGCGCGTTCCGCGTCTTCAAGGAAATCGACTCGGTGCTGATCCTGGCCTGCGGCACGAGCTACTACAGCGGCTGCACGGCGAAGTACTGGCTGGAAGGCATCGCGAAGATTCCCACGCAGGTGGAGATCGCCAGCGAATATCGCTACCGCGAGACGGTGCCGAACCCGCGCACGCTCGTCGTGACGATCACGCAATCCGGCGAGACGGCTGACACGCTCGCGGCGCTGCGCCACGCGCAAAGCCTCGGCATGGACCAGACGCTCACGATCTGCAACGTGTCGACGTCGGCGATGGTGCGCGAGTGCAAGCTCGCGTACATCACGCGCGCGGGCGTGGAGATCGGCGTTGCATCCACGAAGGCCTTCACGACGCAATTGGCGGGCCTGTTCCTGCTCACGCTGGCGCTCGCGCAGTCCAAAGGCCGGCTGACGGAAACGGAAGAAGCGAATCACCTGAAGGCGATGCGACACCTGCCCGCGGCGCTGTCGGCGGTGCTGGCGCTGGAGCCGCAGGTCATCAGCTGGGCGGAAGATTTCGCGAACAAGGAAAACGCGCTGTTCCTCGGGCGCGGCCTGCACTACCCGATCGCGCTGGAAGGCGCGCTCAAACTCAAGGAGATCACCTACATCCACGCCGAGGCGTACGCCGCCGGTGAACTCAAGCACGGGCCGCTCGCGCTCGTGACGAGCGAGATGCCGGTGGTGACGGTCGCGCCCAACGACACGCTGCTCGAAAAGCTCAAGAGCAACATGCAGGAAGTGCGCGCACGCGGCGGCGTGCTCTATGTGCTCGCGGATGCGGACACGCGCATCGAGAGCGGCGAAGGCATCCACGTGATCCGCATGCCGGAGCACTACGGCGCGCTCAGCCCGCTGCTGCACGTCGTGCCGTTGCAGCTGCTCGCGTATCACACGGCGATCGCGCGCGGCACCGACGTGGACAAGCCGCGCAACCTCGCCAAGAGCGTCACTGTCGAGTAGGCGGCGGGCGTTGACAAGCCGCGGGCGGGTGAAATATTCTTCTCCGATGCCCTCCCGCGCCCGCACCGCGCCGTCCTCCAGCGCCACGCCGGCGCCCGACAGCGCCTGCGAGGCGGCCCGCTATGCCTTGCTGAGGCGGCTCGCGCCTTCGATGCGGCATCACCTCGTCGTCAACCTGCAGCCCATCGGCATGATTTACGAAGTGCTCGACCGGCGTTTGCGCGCCGACGAGCCGGACCTGCGCGAGGTCCACGAGAGCGCGCAGAAGATCAACGGCTTCGCACGCGCGGCACTGGACTCCAGCTTGGACATGATCACCTGGCTGTCGCCGCCGCCGGAAGCGGCCACGACGGTGGCCGACGGCGTGCGCGAGTGCCTGGGCCTGCTGGCCACCAGCCTCACGTTTCGCGGTTATGCGCTTCGCAACGACGTGATGCCCTTGCAGGGCCGTACCCATCGCTCCGCGATGCGCACCGTCCTTTCGGCCACGCTGCTGCACCTGACGGACGAACACGCGCCGCCGGCGGAAATCTCGCTGTCCGCGCAGGACACGGCGCAGGCTTTCGTCTTGAAGCTCGCGCTGCGAGAGGGCGAAGGTGAATCGGGATTCACGCCGGAGCCCGCGTACCGGCCCCTGCAGTGGAATGACGTGCAGGCCCTCGCCTCGGCCGAATCGGTGGAACTGGTGCGCGAGACGAAGCAGGCGATTTCGCTGGTCCTGCCGCGCGTGGCCGCCTAGCGCACCGCGCGCCGCGGCCGCAGCGCGTGCATCAGCGCCGGCACTTCGCCGGGCAGTTCGCGCGCGAGCAAGCCCAGG is a window of Caenimonas aquaedulcis DNA encoding:
- a CDS encoding LysR substrate-binding domain-containing protein; translation: MQHSQTHLRTRPVSAGHLRAFEAVARHLNFRAASEEMALTQSAVSRQIQALEEEVGVSLFLRHTRAVELTSAGAQLLMAVSHSLPRIDNAVRQIRQTAGRRSVALTTFASFASMWLIPRLEQFQRDNPDIDIRIDASDSSLDLDIADVDLALRYGPTANMPPHAVRLFGEQLTPVASPWLLKSGPPLKKPADLVNFALIEAGDAQATHLEWLTWRRWFDENGMPKLQAKRWLYFNYAYQMVQAALTGQGVVLARLPMVAESLANGDLVEPLPNKRMDSPMAYWLIVGPRSAHRAEIKAFCAWLKTQAKATRETIGEVPDPDTVDNLD
- a CDS encoding DUF2917 domain-containing protein translates to MAFQTFPQTQQSSDSPVLPGTWKLVPGRAITLEPREAGTLKVAHGQLWVTYEGPHEGALNESGDLFIGVGNEVVLRAGQRLVVEAWNDHAPSYFSWDPLPEPVRAPRMVRVMQPLADLRVALAMTARALGGLAAGLGGLALDLVTPRPRETCPAHGAAS
- a CDS encoding TetR/AcrR family transcriptional regulator, with protein sequence MARPKSSQHELKRDEILDVAAQCFADRSYPAASMNDIAAACGTSKARLYHYYESKEAILFDLLDRYTQRLLAVIAQAEAAAQRRNLDDRDALHELVRGFLEEYEHSATRHVALLHDTKFLGVAQRDLIVNRQRDVVSAVTRFLRRAYPKRVTSVNQTPVTMMLFGMINWTFTWLRPGGAMSYAAFAEEVVAMLDQGLAS
- a CDS encoding gluconokinase, whose translation is MTGVHLVVMGVSGCGKSAVGQAVADALALPLIEGDAFHPAANVDKMSRGVPLQDEDRAGWLARLGDELSRHPQGAVLTCSALKRSYRDLLRSHARGLRFLHLQVTQDEALRRVATRGGHFYPPSLVASQFEALENPAGEDGVLVVDAQRPVAQVTHETVAWINSTIRN
- a CDS encoding MBL fold metallo-hydrolase gives rise to the protein MSKAFASQADLADKKITFEQLSAHCWAYTAEGDPNSGVIIGEKFIMVSDATATPAMAQDLIARIRTVSDKPIKYVLLTHYHAVRVLGASAYAAEGATEIIASQGTYELIVERGAQDMQSEMERFPRLFRNAESVPGLTWPTLVIGGGDPVKGEVPGKLTLDLGGVTVQVWHPGPGHTRGDTIAWVADEKVLFSGDLVEYEAGVYTGDAQLEEWPATLEALRALRAEAIVPGRGEAMKGQAEVNKALDYTKRWVETLYACGKEAAAQNLDLKAAMAHTRSKMDPIFGHVFIYEHCLPFDVSRAYDEAKGIKNPRIWTAERDKEMWAALQAG
- a CDS encoding DUF6279 family lipoprotein translates to MNIFFRLRNIIGVLAAAALLAGCSTIKLGYNNLDEIAYWWLDGYVDFSDDQSVRVRQDLGRLHRWHRANELPQFASLLRTIEEAVPGDIAPAQACAYFGKVRERLDVLAIEAEPAVVTLASGLSAAQLQHLERQYAKGNAKFRKEWVELNASELAEKRLEQFTERSEMIYGKLDDAQLAVLRRQIQQSSFDPARMLAERQRRQRDALQTLRAVSATSSMTLAESRALMRGFLDRMREPAAAAERSYQQSMIEEGCRSFSALHNSMTPAQRNVAARRLRAWQRDLQELAAQR
- the glmU gene encoding bifunctional UDP-N-acetylglucosamine diphosphorylase/glucosamine-1-phosphate N-acetyltransferase GlmU, which produces MTAIDVVIMAAGKGTRMKSRLPKVLHRLAGRALLHHVIASAQALQARKVVVITGNGADQVEQAVSGWAHPGAPAPVFVRQEPQLGTGHAVQQAVPVLPDDGVALILNGDVPLIEAATLQSLVESAGAKRLALLSVEMPDPAGYGRVLRTGDAVSAIVEHKDASPAQREIREVYTGFMAVPNALLKRWLSRLTNDNAQKEYYLTDIVKLAVQDGAQVVAVKTADKVQVDGVNSPVQLAELERAFQLRRARALMEDGVRICDPARIDVRGELACGQDVDIDVNCIFEGRVSLGDGVRIGANCVIANARIEAGAVIHPFTHIDGEKAGVVVGQGALIGPFARLRPGAQLGADVHIGNFVEVKNATLARGAKANHLAYLGDADVGERVNYGAGSITANYDGANKHRTVIEADVHVGSNCVLVAPVTIGSGGTVGAGSIITKDTAAGALSIARGKQVSIPGWQRPQKKPKA
- a CDS encoding Lrp/AsnC family transcriptional regulator, whose amino-acid sequence is MQINEPDIQLDAVDFALLDALQQDASRSNLELASRVHVSPPTALRRVKRLRDLGLVERQVAILDADRMAAVTGHGVQAIVEITLDRQGHEEQEAFEARVIGDPAVQQCYRVSPGPDFILVVHAPDMPGYLSLAQRLLTSDANVRNVKAFFSVKRAKFDPRIPVRPRDTREGRA
- the glmS gene encoding glutamine--fructose-6-phosphate transaminase (isomerizing), translated to MCGIVGAVSTRNIVPILVQGLQRLEYRGYDSCGVAVYADGLQRARSTDRVAELLTQVQQEHIEGTTGIAHTRWATHGAPAVHNAHPHFSHGPGADAASRPGRIALVHNGIIENHDELRAALKAKGYAFASQTDTEVISHLIDSVYDGDLFEAVKAAIVQLHGAYAIAVFCKDEPHRVVGARAGSPLILGVGVEGGENFLASDAMALAGVTDQIVYLEEGDVVDLQLGKYWIVDKSHKPVTRAVKTVYAHSGAAELGPYRHYMQKEIFEQPRAVADTLEGVEGIVPELFGDGAFRVFKEIDSVLILACGTSYYSGCTAKYWLEGIAKIPTQVEIASEYRYRETVPNPRTLVVTITQSGETADTLAALRHAQSLGMDQTLTICNVSTSAMVRECKLAYITRAGVEIGVASTKAFTTQLAGLFLLTLALAQSKGRLTETEEANHLKAMRHLPAALSAVLALEPQVISWAEDFANKENALFLGRGLHYPIALEGALKLKEITYIHAEAYAAGELKHGPLALVTSEMPVVTVAPNDTLLEKLKSNMQEVRARGGVLYVLADADTRIESGEGIHVIRMPEHYGALSPLLHVVPLQLLAYHTAIARGTDVDKPRNLAKSVTVE